The window GCCGGCGGCGTCCCGGTCGAGAACCGCGACGACGTCGTCGTCGGCGTACCGGAGCACGCCGAGGGCCGTCTTGGCCCGGTCGGGGAACTTCTCGTGAGCGAGTATCGCGATGCGCATGGTGGCCACATGGATCAGGGGGTACTTAACAGCGCCGTCCGCGGATCGAAAGACCCGACGGCGTCGTGATGAACGTTCGACGAGAGGCGCGACGGCACCGCGACGAGGCGCCGACGAGAGGGGCGAACGGCGACCGAATTGACGGCTACAGCACCCGCAGTTCCGTCGTCCAGAACGACCGGTAGGCGTCCTCGAGTGCCGACTCCGGATCGCCGGTCGCATCGACCGCGGCGGTCGCCGCGGGCGCGGGGTCGACTGTCGTTTCCTCGGCGAGGGTCTCGACGACGCCGCGCTGACCGGCGAGATAGAGCCGGTCGACGGCTCCATCGCCAACCTGCTCCCGGAGCGCCTCGCGGCACCGCTCGAGGTGGTCGTCGATCTGCTCGTCGCGGATGCGCTCGAACCGGGCCTGGGAGAAGCCGCCCTTGGAGTGGCTCCCCTTCACGTCGCTCTCGAACCCGTGGGTCTCGAGTCGCTCGTCGTCCTCGTAGATCCCGACCGCGAACAGATCGGTGCGGACGAGCGCGAGCGCGTGACGACCCGTCGGGCGGAACCACTCCCGCTCGAGGTCGAACCGGTCGTCCCAGACGGGTTCCCGGTCGGGCAATACGGGCGGATCGAGCGTGACGGAGACGAGTCCGGCGTCGTCGACACAGAGCAGGCACGGCGCGGCGTCGTCGACCAGCGCCAGCCGTTCGCGACCGAGCACGTCCTCGAGGTCGCCGTCGATAGCCACCAGATCCGCGATACCGGGGCCGTCGTCGGCCCCGACGACAGCTGTCAGGGCACCCTCGGAGGCGGTCCGGAACGAACCCAGGCGATCGAGTACCTCCGCGAGCCGAGTCCCCCGGAGCCGTTCCCGCCGTCGAACCTCGAGCCCGGAGCCGTCGCCGTCGCTCTCCAGGCGCTCGAGTTCGCCTTCGAGCTGGGCGATCCGGTCCTCGAGCCGGTTGACCCGCTGTTCGGCCTCCTGTCTGGCGGTCGCCGCCTCGGCGCGTCGGTCGGATTCGGCCTCGTACTGGGCCTGCAACCGTTCGTTCTCCGCCTCGAGTTCGTCGATCCGCTCCTTCAACGACGCGCGTCCGAGCAACTCGTCGAGGTCGAGCATTCGGACGAAAAGGCGAAGCGTGACTACTTCTAGGTACCGGCGTTCGGAAAGTCGTCGCCGCCCGACGGGTCGTCCGCCGATTCCACGCCCGGCGGCTGCCAGCCGCCGGCGAACGAGAGCAGTTGCTGTGCCCGCTCGCGACGCGCGAGGAAGACTTCGCGGAGGGAGGGCGGATTCCGCACGTCCGTCTCCTCGAGCATCGACTCGGGGACGGCGAGCGTGTTCGCGGGGACGCTCTCGTCGCCGTGGACCGGGAAGTGCCGGGACTCGAGTTTCATCACCAGCGGCGAATCGAGTCGCTCGAGCCCGTCGCCGGTGGCGTACACGTGCTCGTTGATGCGTTCGTGCTGGTCGCTGTGCATGAACGCACGGTCCTCGTCGGTCGGTGTCACGTAGAGGCGTCCGAGATAGTAGCTACGCGAGAATACCTCGAACATGGTAACTATACACATGGCCTCGAGCGGGATAACTATTTGCGAACAGATTTAAGCCGTATTGCATTCAGCGTCGTCCCGCGACGCCCTCGCACTCGAGTTTCGCGGTCATCGGCGACGGGAACTCACGACCGACCCTCGAACCGAACCTGGACGAACAGCGGGCGATTGTGAGGGAGGGTTAAACGCTCGGAACGGATCTCATACCGTAACGGACCGGAGTGAACTGTGCGAACGAATATTCGCATTTTTAGTGGGTTCGGGCGAAAGGCCACGTGATGATCCCGACTCGGACGGTCGTCCTTCTCGCGGTCACCGTCGTCGGCCTCTCGATCGCCCCGGTTGCAGCCGGTGCGGTCGCGGGGGCGTTCGCCGACGTCGAGACCGAAACGGGGGCAGATGCGGCGCTGGCGTCGACGGATTCCGATACCGACCAGGCCGCCAATACGACAGTTGCGACGTTCATGCAGTCGAGCGCCGCCGACACGCAGCGGTCGGTCGAGGCCGAGATGTTCGACGCCGAGTACGAACGCTCCGACGACGAGGAGCGGACCGAACTGATCGCCAACCGTACCGACGACCTCGAGGACCGCCTCGCCCAGCTCGAGGCCGAGCGGGCCGAACTGCGAAACGGGAGCGACGAGAACCGCTCGACAGGCGAGTATCAGGCCCGGCTGGGGGAACTGACGGCGGAAATCGCGGCGCTCGAGCGGGAGATCGATCGGACGAAACCACGAGCCGAGGCGGCCGGCCTGGGAAGTGACCGTCTCGAGACCCTCGAGAAGAACGCTTCGGGACTCGCCGATCCCGAGGTCAACGCGACGGCACGGAGCCTCGGTCTGGGAGCGTCCGGCGATACACCGGGTGGGGGACCGTCCGGGACCCCGGGCGAAGGGAACGGAACGCCACCGGGTCAGGCCGATAACTCGACGCCTGGCGCGGGTCCTGGCGGCCCACAGAACGGGACGGACGACGGCTCGACGCCGGGTCAATCCGGCGATACACCGGGCCAGAACGCAGCCGGAGGAACCGATCAGAACGATCAGAACGAGGGCGATGATGGCAACGAAAACGGCCAGCCCGCTCCGCCGGGACAGAGCGACGACGGAGACGGCAGCGACCAGTCCGATTCTGCTCCGGGACAGAGCGACGACGGAAACGACAGCGACCAGTCCGATTCTGCTCCGGGACAGAACGACGGCGGAGACGGCAGTACTCCCGGACAATAACCGCTCCGCTCGCTCGCACGACGTCGATACCGACCCGACCGGGTCGACCG of the Halobiforma lacisalsi AJ5 genome contains:
- a CDS encoding Vms1/Ankzf1 family peptidyl-tRNA hydrolase; its protein translation is MLDLDELLGRASLKERIDELEAENERLQAQYEAESDRRAEAATARQEAEQRVNRLEDRIAQLEGELERLESDGDGSGLEVRRRERLRGTRLAEVLDRLGSFRTASEGALTAVVGADDGPGIADLVAIDGDLEDVLGRERLALVDDAAPCLLCVDDAGLVSVTLDPPVLPDREPVWDDRFDLEREWFRPTGRHALALVRTDLFAVGIYEDDERLETHGFESDVKGSHSKGGFSQARFERIRDEQIDDHLERCREALREQVGDGAVDRLYLAGQRGVVETLAEETTVDPAPAATAAVDATGDPESALEDAYRSFWTTELRVL
- a CDS encoding DUF5802 family protein; translation: MFEVFSRSYYLGRLYVTPTDEDRAFMHSDQHERINEHVYATGDGLERLDSPLVMKLESRHFPVHGDESVPANTLAVPESMLEETDVRNPPSLREVFLARRERAQQLLSFAGGWQPPGVESADDPSGGDDFPNAGT
- a CDS encoding DUF4200 domain-containing protein; this translates as MIPTRTVVLLAVTVVGLSIAPVAAGAVAGAFADVETETGADAALASTDSDTDQAANTTVATFMQSSAADTQRSVEAEMFDAEYERSDDEERTELIANRTDDLEDRLAQLEAERAELRNGSDENRSTGEYQARLGELTAEIAALEREIDRTKPRAEAAGLGSDRLETLEKNASGLADPEVNATARSLGLGASGDTPGGGPSGTPGEGNGTPPGQADNSTPGAGPGGPQNGTDDGSTPGQSGDTPGQNAAGGTDQNDQNEGDDGNENGQPAPPGQSDDGDGSDQSDSAPGQSDDGNDSDQSDSAPGQNDGGDGSTPGQ